A DNA window from Turicibacter sp. TJ11 contains the following coding sequences:
- a CDS encoding N-acetylmuramoyl-L-alanine amidase, producing the protein MSYVFKQSFVSTSKYSIKCPNSMTPKYVVCHNTANDASAENEISYMVNNNNQVSYHLAVDDIQAIQGVPFDRNAWHSGDGANGEGNRHGIAVEICYSKSGGPKYTAAEENAVYVMARLLHQYGLSINDLKQHADFAARNCPHRIRDEGRWESVKARVQTVLTAIKKGECSASLSSGTTSVSSSSSTSSPTVTESKFTVKIICDTLNIRKSASFSSDVVGTVKKGEVFTIVETSNGLGRLKSGAGWISMGTAYVEKTTTSSSSETTSPGYIVEIVKCSVLNVRSGAGTNHSIVTTVKAGEFYTIVAESNGWGKLKSGAGWISLSYAQKI; encoded by the coding sequence AAATACGTCGTTTGTCATAATACAGCAAATGATGCCTCAGCAGAAAATGAAATTAGTTACATGGTGAACAATAACAATCAAGTCTCTTATCATCTAGCGGTTGATGATATTCAAGCCATTCAAGGCGTTCCATTCGATCGAAATGCTTGGCATTCAGGAGATGGAGCAAACGGAGAAGGAAATCGTCACGGAATTGCGGTTGAAATTTGTTACTCGAAATCAGGTGGACCAAAATATACAGCGGCTGAAGAAAATGCTGTTTATGTCATGGCACGATTACTTCATCAATATGGGTTATCGATTAATGATTTAAAACAACATGCCGATTTTGCAGCAAGAAATTGTCCTCATCGTATTCGGGATGAAGGACGTTGGGAAAGTGTGAAAGCACGTGTGCAAACGGTCTTAACAGCCATTAAAAAAGGAGAATGTAGTGCTAGTTTATCAAGTGGAACAACGAGTGTTTCATCAAGTAGTTCAACTTCATCACCAACTGTAACAGAATCTAAATTTACGGTAAAAATCATCTGTGACACGTTAAATATTCGAAAGTCCGCTTCATTTAGTAGTGACGTTGTTGGTACGGTTAAAAAAGGAGAGGTCTTTACGATAGTTGAAACATCAAATGGACTCGGACGTTTAAAATCAGGAGCCGGTTGGATTTCAATGGGAACTGCTTACGTTGAAAAAACAACCACATCATCAAGTTCAGAAACGACTTCACCTGGGTATATTGTTGAAATTGTGAAGTGTTCCGTTTTAAATGTTCGTTCAGGTGCAGGAACCAATCATTCTATCGTCACAACCGTTAAAGCTGGAGAATTTTATACCATTGTCGCCGAAAGTAACGGATGGGGAAAACTAAAAAGCGGAGCCGGTTGGATTAGCTTAAGTTATGCTCAAAAA